In Arachis hypogaea cultivar Tifrunner chromosome 2, arahy.Tifrunner.gnm2.J5K5, whole genome shotgun sequence, a genomic segment contains:
- the LOC112741294 gene encoding alcohol dehydrogenase class-3 produces MATQGKVITCKAAVAWEPNKPLSVEDVDVAPPQAGEVRIKILYSALCHTDAYTWSGKDPEGLFPCILGHEAAGIVESVGEGVTSVQPGDHVIPCYQAECGDCKFCKSGKTNLCGKVRSATGVGVMLSDRKSRFSVNGKPIYHFMGTSTFSQYTVVHDVSVAKIDPNAPLDKVCLLGCGVPTGLGAVWNTAKVEAGSIVAVFGLGTVGLAVAEGAKAAGASRIIGIDIDRNKFERAKNFGVTEFINPKEHEKPIQQVIADLTDGGVDYSFECIGNVSVMRAALECCHKGWGTSVIVGVAASGQEISTRPFQLVTGRVWKGTAFGGFKSRSQVPWLVDKYMKKEIKVDEYITHSLNLAEINKAFDLLHEGGCLRCVLALHV; encoded by the exons ATGGCTACACAGGGAAAAGTAATCACCTGCAAAG CTGCTGTGGCTTGGGAACCAAACAAGCCATTGAGTGTTGAGGATGTTGACGTGGCACCACCGCAGGCTGGAGAGGTCAGAATCAAAATTCTCTACTCTGCTCTCTGTCACACAGATGCTTATACTTGGAGTGGCAAG GATCCAGAAGGTCTATTCCCCTGTATACTTGGTCATGAGGCTGCTGG GATTGTGGAAAGTGTTGGCGAAGGTGTTACTTCAGTTCAGCCTGGAGATCATGTCATACCCTGCTACCAAGCTGAATGTGGAGACTGCAAGTTCTGCAAATCCGGCAAAACAAACCTCTGCGGCAAGGTTCGTTCGGCCACCGGAGTTGGCGTCATGCTGAGCGATCGCAAGAGTCGTTTCTCCGTCAATGGAAAGCCTATCTATCATTTCATGGGAACTTCCACATTTAGTCAATACACTGTTGTTCATGATGTTAGTGTGGCTAAGATTGATCCCAATGCACCTTTGGACAAAGTTTGTCTTCTTGGATGTGGGGTTCCAACTG GCCTTGGAGCTGTTTGGAACACAGCAAAGGTGGAAGCAGGTTCAATTGTTGCTGTTTTTGGCCTTGGAACTGTTGGTCTTGCT GTTGCGGAGGGTGCAAAAGCTGCCGGTGCATCACGGATTATTGGCATAGATATCGATCGCAATAAGTTTGAAAGAG CAAAGAATTTCGGAGTCACAGAGTTTATCAATCCAAAGGAGCATGAAAAGCCAATTCAGCAGGTCATAGCTGATCTCACAGATGGTGGAGTTGATTACAGCTTTGAGTGCATTGGAAATGTCTCGGTGATGAGAGCTGCTTTGGAATGCTGCCATAAA GGCTGGGGTACATCAGTAATTGTAGGTGTTGCAGCATCAGGTCAAGAAATATCGACTCGGCCCTTCCAGTTGGTGACCGGGCGAGTCTGGAAAGGAACAGCTTTCGGAGGCTTCAAGAGCAGGTCACAAGTACCTTGGCTTGTTGACAAGTACATGAAGAAG GAAATCAAGGTTGATGAGTACATTACACACAGTTTGAACCTTGCTGAGATTAACAAAGCATTTGACCTTTTGCATGAAGGAGGGTGTCTCCGTTGTGTTCTTGCATTGCATGTATGA
- the LOC112741307 gene encoding uncharacterized protein isoform X1 produces MESTQSSSSTSLVDKLVCPGDVVLDLSNLTNQTIKLGGGLYQDCDAISVMKAGKLRFSKPNKYWVESSQKRYVPHAEDSVLGIVVDSRSDNFLVDIKGPSLAFLPVLAFEGGTRRNIPKFEAGTLIYVRVVKANPGMNPELSCTDATGRAAEYGALKEGFMFECSTGLSRTLLSSPTCPVLEALGKKLSFEIAVGLNGRVWVNSASPSTTIIVSNAIMNSESLSGAQQRIMVEKLLQRIQ; encoded by the exons ATGGAAAGTACGCAATCCAGTTCGTCTACAAGCTTAGTTGACAAGTTAGTG TGTCCTGGAGATGTGGTTCTTGACCTCTCTAACTTGACAAATCAGACAATTAAGCTTGGAGGAGGTCTATATCAG GACTGTGATGCAATTTCAGTAATGAAAGCTGGCAAGCTAAGGTTCTCGAAACCTAATAAATATTGGGTTGAAAGTTCTCAGAAAAGG TATGTGCCCCATGCAGAAGATTCTGTCCTTGGAATTGTTGTAGACTCTAGATCAGAT AATTTTCTTGTAGACATAAAGGGGCCTTCATTAGCATTTCTGCCAGTGCTTGCATTTGAAGGAGGAACCAGAAGAAATATACCCAAATTTGAG GCAGGTACATTGATTTATGTGCGAGTTGTGAAAGCAAACCCTGGAATGAATCCAGAGCTGTCATGTACTGATG CAACCGGGAGAGCAGCAGAATATGGTGCCTTGAAAGAGGGTTTTATGTTCGAATGTTCAACTGGCCTCTCAAGAAC GCTTCTCAGCTCGCCAACATGTCCAGTACTAGAAGCTTTAGGGAAGAAGCTGTCTTTTGAAATAGCAGTTGGTTTAAATGGACGTGTTTGG GTGAATTCAGCATCTCCTTCTACAACTATCATTGTATCTAATGCAATTATGAACTCAGAGTCGTTGAGTGGGGCTCAGCAGAGAATAATGGTTGAGAAGCTGTTGCAAAGGATCCAGTAA
- the LOC112741307 gene encoding uncharacterized protein isoform X2 — translation MESTQSSSSTSLVDKLVCPGDVVLDLSNLTNQTIKLGGGLYQDCDAISVMKAGKLRFSKPNKYWVESSQKRYVPHAEDSVLGIVVDSRSDNFLVDIKGPSLAFLPVLAFEGGTRRNIPKFEAGTLIYVRVVKANPGMNPELSCTDATGRAAEYGALKEGFMFECSTGLSRTLLSSPTCPVLEALGKKLSFEIAVGLNGRVWSR, via the exons ATGGAAAGTACGCAATCCAGTTCGTCTACAAGCTTAGTTGACAAGTTAGTG TGTCCTGGAGATGTGGTTCTTGACCTCTCTAACTTGACAAATCAGACAATTAAGCTTGGAGGAGGTCTATATCAG GACTGTGATGCAATTTCAGTAATGAAAGCTGGCAAGCTAAGGTTCTCGAAACCTAATAAATATTGGGTTGAAAGTTCTCAGAAAAGG TATGTGCCCCATGCAGAAGATTCTGTCCTTGGAATTGTTGTAGACTCTAGATCAGAT AATTTTCTTGTAGACATAAAGGGGCCTTCATTAGCATTTCTGCCAGTGCTTGCATTTGAAGGAGGAACCAGAAGAAATATACCCAAATTTGAG GCAGGTACATTGATTTATGTGCGAGTTGTGAAAGCAAACCCTGGAATGAATCCAGAGCTGTCATGTACTGATG CAACCGGGAGAGCAGCAGAATATGGTGCCTTGAAAGAGGGTTTTATGTTCGAATGTTCAACTGGCCTCTCAAGAAC GCTTCTCAGCTCGCCAACATGTCCAGTACTAGAAGCTTTAGGGAAGAAGCTGTCTTTTGAAATAGCAGTTGGTTTAAATGGACGTGTTTGG AGTCGTTGA